In one window of Kitasatospora sp. MMS16-BH015 DNA:
- a CDS encoding acyltransferase, which yields MWSQRNGFGALRLLFALMVVAAHAEPLGFARPNLGTGWLRGQSDLGTLGVCGFFVLSGLLITRSGRRLGAGRFLWHRALRIFPGLWFCLLVTAFVVAPLVAWREGLPASAWNAGPDSVWHFLARNWRAQFAQQRIGGLLTDVPYKVIFNGSLWSLKIELLAYLAVLALAVTRVLRRARWVVLLLAAGLLAKVAQESLTHAQFLAPTYEFGRGYVTLPVLGLFNLSYLPPLFLMFALGALAELYRDRLPMSGPLALLAAVALVVTARAGGFTVIGLPAFAYLVLWTGLRAPAPLRRIGARHDYSYGIYIYGFAVQQTLSVFGAQRWGYLGYVTLSAVVVLAAAVVSWHLVERQALRLKDVFAARPPVVAAVGVQEEQEKQEEQEKHEEPKGPMELDRV from the coding sequence GTGTGGTCGCAGCGGAACGGCTTCGGCGCGCTGCGCCTGCTGTTCGCGCTGATGGTGGTGGCGGCGCACGCCGAGCCGCTCGGGTTCGCGCGGCCGAACCTCGGGACGGGGTGGCTGCGGGGGCAGAGCGACCTCGGGACGCTCGGGGTCTGCGGGTTCTTCGTGCTCTCGGGGCTGCTGATCACGCGCAGCGGGCGCCGGCTCGGGGCCGGGCGGTTCCTCTGGCACCGGGCGCTGCGGATCTTCCCCGGGCTCTGGTTCTGCCTGCTGGTGACGGCCTTCGTGGTGGCGCCGCTGGTGGCCTGGCGGGAGGGCCTGCCGGCCTCGGCGTGGAACGCCGGGCCGGACAGCGTCTGGCACTTCCTGGCGCGGAACTGGCGGGCGCAGTTCGCCCAGCAGCGGATCGGCGGCCTGCTCACCGACGTGCCGTACAAGGTGATCTTCAATGGGTCGCTCTGGTCGCTCAAGATCGAGCTGCTGGCCTACCTGGCGGTGCTCGCGCTGGCCGTGACCCGGGTGCTGCGGCGGGCCCGCTGGGTGGTGCTGCTGCTCGCCGCCGGGCTGCTCGCCAAGGTGGCCCAGGAGTCTCTGACGCATGCTCAATTCCTCGCACCCACCTATGAGTTCGGCCGTGGTTACGTCACCCTGCCGGTGCTCGGTCTGTTCAACCTGAGCTACCTCCCGCCCCTCTTCCTGATGTTCGCGCTGGGTGCCCTGGCCGAGCTCTACCGGGACCGGCTGCCGATGAGCGGGCCGCTCGCGCTGCTGGCCGCCGTGGCGCTGGTGGTCACCGCCCGGGCGGGCGGGTTCACGGTGATCGGGCTGCCGGCCTTCGCCTACCTGGTGCTCTGGACCGGCCTGCGGGCGCCCGCCCCGCTGCGCCGGATCGGGGCGCGGCACGACTACTCGTACGGCATCTACATCTACGGCTTCGCGGTGCAGCAGACCCTGTCGGTGTTCGGCGCGCAGCGCTGGGGCTACCTCGGGTACGTGACGCTCTCGGCCGTGGTGGTGCTGGCCGCCGCCGTCGTCTCCTGGCACCTGGTGGAGCGGCAGGCGCTGCGGCTGAAGGACGTGTTCGCCGCCCGGCCGCCGGTGGTCGCGGCGGTCGGTGTCCAGGAGGAGCAGGAGAAGCAGGAGGAGCAGGAGAAGCACGAGGAGCCGAAGGGGCCGATGGAGCTGGACCGGGTCTGA
- a CDS encoding TIGR03960 family B12-binding radical SAM protein, with protein MTVESVFPRLEALLPHVQKPIQYVGGELNSTVKDWDACDVRWALMYPDAYEVGLPNQGVMILYEVLNEREGVLAERTYSVWPDLEALMREHDVPQFTVDAHRPLRAFDVFGLSFSTELGYTNMLAALDLAGIPLAAKDRTIDDPIVLAGGHAAFNPEPIAEFIDCAVIGDGEQAVLDITEIIRAWKAEGQPGGREELLLRLAKTGGVYVPRFYDVEYLADGRIGRVVPNAPGVPWRVSKHTVMDLDEWPYPKQPLVPLAETVHERMSVEIFRGCTRGCRFCQAGMITRPVRERSITGIGEMVERGLKATGFEEVGLLSLSSADHTEIGDIAKGLADRYTEDKIGLSLPSTRVDAFNIDLANELTRNGRRSGLTFAPEGGSERIRKVINKMVSEEDLIRTVAAAYGNGWRQVKLYFMVGLPTETDADVLQIAEMAKNVIAKGREVTGQNDIRCTVSIGGFVPKPHTPFQWAPQLSAEDTDARLGKLRDAIRGDRKYGKNIGFRYHDGKPGIVEGLLSRGDRRTAGIIRAVYEDGGRFDGWREHFSYDRWMTAAEKGLAGTGVDVAWYTTRERAYEEVLPWDHLDSGLDKDWLWEDWQDALEEVEVDDCRWTPCFDCGVCPQMQTEIQIGPTGVKLLPLTVVNQ; from the coding sequence ATGACAGTCGAATCGGTCTTCCCACGCCTGGAGGCCCTCCTCCCGCACGTCCAGAAGCCGATCCAGTACGTCGGCGGCGAGCTCAACTCGACCGTCAAGGACTGGGACGCCTGTGACGTCCGCTGGGCGCTCATGTACCCCGACGCCTACGAGGTCGGCCTGCCCAACCAGGGCGTCATGATCCTGTACGAGGTGCTCAACGAGCGCGAGGGCGTGCTCGCCGAGCGCACCTACAGCGTCTGGCCGGACCTCGAAGCGCTGATGCGCGAGCACGACGTCCCGCAGTTCACCGTCGACGCGCACCGGCCGCTCCGGGCCTTCGACGTGTTCGGGCTCTCCTTCTCCACCGAGCTCGGCTACACGAACATGCTGGCCGCGCTCGACCTCGCGGGCATCCCGCTGGCGGCCAAGGACCGGACGATCGACGACCCGATCGTGCTCGCGGGCGGCCACGCCGCCTTCAACCCCGAGCCGATCGCCGAGTTCATCGACTGCGCCGTGATCGGTGACGGCGAGCAGGCCGTGCTCGATATCACCGAGATCATCCGGGCCTGGAAGGCCGAGGGGCAGCCGGGCGGGCGCGAGGAGCTGCTGCTGCGCCTGGCCAAGACCGGTGGCGTCTACGTGCCGCGCTTCTACGACGTGGAGTACCTGGCCGACGGCCGGATCGGCCGCGTGGTGCCGAACGCGCCGGGCGTGCCGTGGCGCGTCTCCAAGCACACCGTGATGGACCTCGACGAGTGGCCCTACCCCAAGCAGCCCCTCGTCCCGCTCGCCGAGACGGTGCACGAGCGGATGTCCGTGGAGATCTTCCGCGGTTGCACCCGCGGCTGCCGCTTCTGCCAGGCCGGCATGATCACGCGTCCCGTCCGGGAGCGAAGCATCACCGGCATCGGCGAGATGGTCGAGCGCGGCCTCAAGGCCACCGGCTTCGAGGAGGTCGGCCTGCTGTCCTTGTCGAGCGCCGACCACACCGAGATCGGTGACATCGCCAAGGGCCTGGCCGACCGCTACACGGAGGACAAGATCGGCCTCTCCCTCCCCTCCACCCGGGTCGACGCCTTCAACATCGACCTGGCCAACGAGCTCACCCGCAACGGCCGCCGCTCCGGCCTCACCTTCGCCCCCGAGGGCGGCTCGGAGCGCATCCGCAAGGTCATCAACAAGATGGTCTCGGAGGAGGACCTGATCCGCACCGTCGCCGCCGCCTACGGCAACGGCTGGCGCCAGGTGAAGCTCTACTTCATGGTCGGCCTGCCCACCGAGACTGACGCGGACGTCCTGCAGATCGCCGAGATGGCGAAGAACGTCATCGCCAAGGGCCGCGAGGTCACCGGCCAGAACGACATCCGCTGCACCGTCTCCATCGGCGGGTTCGTGCCCAAGCCGCACACCCCCTTCCAGTGGGCCCCGCAGCTCTCCGCCGAGGACACCGACGCCCGCCTGGGCAAGCTCCGCGACGCCATCCGCGGTGACCGCAAGTACGGCAAGAACATCGGCTTCCGCTACCACGACGGCAAGCCCGGCATCGTGGAGGGCCTGCTCTCCCGCGGCGACCGCCGCACCGCCGGCATCATCCGCGCGGTCTACGAGGACGGCGGCCGCTTCGACGGCTGGCGCGAGCACTTCTCCTACGACCGCTGGATGACCGCCGCCGAGAAGGGCCTGGCCGGCACCGGCGTCGACGTCGCCTGGTACACCACCCGTGAGCGCGCCTACGAGGAGGTCCTCCCCTGGGACCACCTGGACAGCGGCCTCGACAAGGACTGGCTCTGGGAGGACTGGCAGGACGCCCTCGAGGAGGTCGAGGTCGACGACTGCCGCTGGACCCCGTGCTTCGATTGCGGCGTGTGTCCTCAGATGCAGACCGAGATCCAGATCGGCCCCACGGGCGTGAAGCTGCTGCCGCTGACGGTCGTCAACCAGTAG
- the rodA gene encoding rod shape-determining protein RodA, producing the protein MTAYGSYRPVRLSPQRGLIGRALAKDSPLRRLDWIMILAALALSLGSSLLVWSATRGRDSLTHGDPQYFLYRHLTNLLIGLVLCGTVIVIGVRRVRTAVPFLYLAVLVILLAALSPLGSRVNGAHSWIQFGGGFSLQPAEFAKIAIVLGMAVVLSARVDAGERTIPSDKSVFQALALAAVPMGVVMLMPDLGSVMVMAVTIMGILLASGAPNRWVFGLITVGAGGAAAIWQLGVLSKYQIDRFAAFANPALDPAGVGYNTAQARIAIGSGGLTGMGLFHGTQTTGQFVPEQQTDFVFTVAGEELGFVGGLAIILLVGVVLWRACRIARQATDLYGTILAGGIVAWFAFQAFENIGMTLGIMPVAGIPLPFVSYGGSSMFAVWMAVGLLQSVRSQRPIGT; encoded by the coding sequence ATGACCGCGTACGGCTCGTACCGCCCCGTCCGGCTCTCCCCGCAGCGCGGGCTGATCGGGCGGGCCCTGGCCAAGGACTCCCCGCTGCGGCGGCTCGACTGGATCATGATCCTGGCGGCCCTCGCGCTCTCCCTGGGCAGCTCGCTGCTGGTCTGGTCGGCCACCCGTGGCCGTGACTCGCTGACCCACGGCGACCCGCAGTACTTCCTCTACCGGCACCTGACCAACCTGCTGATCGGCCTGGTGCTCTGCGGCACGGTGATCGTGATAGGGGTGCGCCGGGTGCGCACCGCCGTCCCGTTCCTCTACCTCGCGGTGCTGGTGATACTGCTCGCCGCGCTCAGCCCGCTGGGCTCGCGGGTCAACGGCGCGCACTCCTGGATCCAGTTCGGCGGCGGCTTCTCGCTCCAGCCGGCCGAGTTCGCCAAGATCGCGATCGTGCTCGGGATGGCCGTGGTGCTCTCCGCCCGGGTGGACGCGGGGGAGCGGACCATCCCCTCCGACAAGAGCGTCTTCCAGGCCCTGGCGCTGGCCGCCGTGCCGATGGGCGTCGTCATGCTGATGCCCGACCTCGGCTCGGTCATGGTGATGGCCGTGACCATCATGGGCATCCTGCTGGCCTCCGGCGCGCCCAACCGCTGGGTCTTCGGCCTGATCACCGTCGGCGCGGGCGGCGCGGCCGCGATCTGGCAGCTGGGCGTGCTCAGCAAGTACCAGATCGACCGCTTCGCCGCCTTCGCCAACCCCGCCCTCGACCCGGCCGGCGTGGGCTACAACACCGCCCAGGCCCGGATCGCGATCGGCTCCGGCGGCCTGACCGGCATGGGCCTCTTCCACGGCACCCAGACCACCGGCCAGTTCGTCCCCGAGCAGCAGACCGACTTCGTCTTCACCGTGGCGGGCGAGGAGCTCGGCTTCGTCGGCGGCCTGGCGATCATCCTGCTGGTCGGCGTGGTGCTCTGGCGGGCCTGCCGGATCGCCCGCCAGGCCACCGACCTCTACGGCACCATCCTGGCCGGCGGCATCGTCGCCTGGTTCGCCTTCCAGGCCTTCGAGAACATCGGCATGACGCTCGGCATCATGCCGGTGGCCGGCATCCCGCTGCCCTTCGTCTCCTACGGCGGCTCCTCGATGTTCGCCGTCTGGATGGCCGTGGGCCTGCTCCAGTCCGTCCGCTCGCAGCGCCCGATAGGGACCTGA